From Primulina tabacum isolate GXHZ01 chromosome 2, ASM2559414v2, whole genome shotgun sequence, one genomic window encodes:
- the LOC142537600 gene encoding uncharacterized protein LOC142537600 — protein sequence MSMQEYILKFEEGCQFSPYLASNDIKKGEHFLRGVRAEIKRDVRMSKAASYKEIVEKARMPEQHEKKIERERQLKRQDFSNKGQGSGWKSKNKFRGKEKEEHRPKAPMPPPAYDRPVCPKCGKMHIGECLVGSNRCFHCGGAGHVIRNCPVKGEKGKDRVQDRIFTMTKEGANPDSSVISGTILISGKAANTLIYTGATHSFMSKIFLRSLNVVPSYEPLHYSILLPSGDEIWPSSNLKGCTVQVNEKIYFADLIIIPMVAFDVILGMDWLSSYRAVIDCVAKTEMLSKGCQGFLGAVIDVNTEMTLKLNEIEVVRDFPDVFVDDVPGLPPDHEVEFVFDVVPGTAPISKATYRMAPTKMKELKNQLQDLLDKGYRERVFSKIDLRSGDYQLKFREADVPKTAFRTSFVIVFIDDILIYSKTQELHAEHPRTVLQLLREKQLYAKLKKCEFWLEQVSFLGHIVSRDSIAVDPMKIEAIKQWPIPTTVSEVRSFLGLADTLSRKSVSSLSSLIQKPLLLGLQRSEISIVEQGTIARLLALVIRPTLTDRVRREQPNDNHLMELRSKADEKGNIEFAMNTDDLLTLRGQICVPSGMKSDIEKFISECLTCQQWKWEHITMDFVTGLPRTPKGYNSIWVIVDRLTKSANFLPVDTTFTMNQYAEVYVAEIVRLHVIPVSIVSDRDPRIGEREYRLALPPDLDRVHNVFHVSMLRKYISNPSHVLKHEPLDLMPNLTSQEVPIQILDHKVKVQRNKEIGIIKILWRNQLVKEATLKTE from the exons ATGTCAATGCAAGAGTATATTCTCAAATTCGAAGAGGGGTGTCAGTTTTCCCCATATCTGGCCAGCAATGACATCAAAAAGGGCGAGCATTTTCTGAGAGGTGTCCGGGCTGAAATTAAAAGAGACGTTCGAATGTCTAAAGCTGCTTCATATAAAGAGATTGTTGAAAAAGCAAGGATGCCCGAGCAGCACGAGAAGAAAATTGAAAGAGAAAGACAGTTGAAACGCCAAGATTTTTCTAATAAAGGCCAAGGTTCTGGATGGAAAAGTAAAAACAAGTTCAGAGGTAAAGAGAAAGAGGAGCATCGACCTAAAGCTCCTATGCCACCGCCTGCATATGATCGACCTGTATGTCCAAAATGTGGCAAAATGCATATAGGTGAGTGTTTGGTTGGAAGTAATCGATGCTTTCATTGTGGAGGTGCTGGACATGTCATCAGAAATTGTCCAGTAAAAGGTGAGAAAGGGAAAGATAGGGTTCAAGACAGAATCTTCACAATGACCAAAGAAGGCGcaaatcctgattcttctgttATATCAGGTACTATCTTAATTTCAGGCAAGGCCGCTAATACATTGATTTACACTGGTGCTACGCATTCCTTTATGTCTAAAATTTTCTTGCGCTCCTTGAATGTTGTTCCATCTTATGAACCCCTCCACTATAGTATTTTGTTGCCATCGGGAGACGAAATATGGCCTTCTAGTAATCTTAAAGGTTGTACAGTACAAGTTAATGAGAAAATCTATTTTGCTGATCTTATTATTATTCCCATGGTGGCgtttgatgttattttgggaatggactggctatcGTCATATCGTGCCGTTATTGACTGTGTGGCTAAGACG GAAATGTTATCAAAGGGGTGTCAGGGGTTTTTAGGTGCTGTGATAGATGTGAATACTGAGATGACATTGAAGTTGAATGAGATTGAGGTAGTTCGGGATTTTCCTGACGTATTTGTAGATGATGTGCCTGGATTACCACCTGACCATGAAGTTGAGTTTGTGTTTGACGTGGTTCCAGGTACTGCTCCGATTTCAAAAGCTACTTACCGTATGGCCCCGACTAAAATGAAGGAGCTGAAGAatcagttgcaggatctattagACAAAGG CTACAGGGAGCGAGTGTTTTCAAAGATCGACCTGCGTTCTGGTGATTATCAGCTGAAATTTAGGGAAGCTGACGTCCCTAAaactgcattcagaaccag CTTCGTTAtcgttttcattgatgatatcctgatttACTCCAAGACTCAGGAACTTCATGCCGAGCATCCCAGAACTGTATTGCAGTTATTGAGGGAAAAGCAGCTATACGCAAAGTTgaaaaaatgtgaattttggttagagCAAGTATCATTTCTGGGCCATATTGTTTCGAGAGACAGCATTGCAGTGGATCCCATGAAGATTGAAGCGATTAAACAATGGCCTATTCCTACGACAGTCTCCGAGGTgcgtagttttcttggtttggcag ATACTTTGAGCCGCAAGTCAGTTTCTTCTTTGAGCTCATTGATTCAAAAGCCGTTGTTATTGGGTCTTCAGAGGAGCGAGATTTCTATAGTAGAGCAAGGGACCATCGCTAGACTTTTAGCTTTGGTTATTCGACCTACGTTGACAGATAGGGTACGACGGGAGCAGCCTAATGACAATCACTTGATGGAATTGCGATCCAAAGCCGATGAGAAAGGAAATATAGAGTTTGCAATGAACACTGATGATTTGTTAACGTTGAGAGGTCAGATATGTGTTCCCAGTG gtatgaaaagtGATATCGAAAAGTTTATATCtgaatgtctaacatgtcagcaG tggaagtgggagcacatcaccatggactttgtaacGGGACTTCCAAGAACACCAAAGGGTTACAactccatctgggtgattgttgataggTTAACCAAGTCGGCTAATTTTCTTCCTGTCGATACGACGTTTACAATGAACCAGTATGCTGAAGTTTATGTAGCTGAGATTGTAAGACTTCATGTTATCCCCgtgtcaattgtatctgatcgtgacccgAG GATTGGAGAAAGAGAATATCGTCTAGCCTTACCGCCGGACTTGGATAGAGTCCACAATGTATTTCACGTctcaatgctcaggaagtacATCTCGAACCCTTCCCATGTTCTCAAACATGAACCGTTGGACCTGATGCCGAACTTGACTTCTCAAGAAGTACCAATCCAGATTTTAGATCACAAGGTTAAAGTACAGAGGAATAAGGAGATCGGCATTATCAAGATTCTTTGGCGTAATCAGTTGGTTAAAGAGGCAACGTTGAAGACAGAGTAG